The following nucleotide sequence is from Salvia miltiorrhiza cultivar Shanhuang (shh) chromosome 7, IMPLAD_Smil_shh, whole genome shotgun sequence.
tatatatatatatatatatatatatatatatatatatatatatatatagggttgcgctaaaataaaacccaaatttagtctataaaataagaaccaatATGAGTCATTAGATTATCTATATTGGACGGACAgatcttaattataatttccTTAACTAATTAACGTCTAGGGTAGAGAAGTAATTTCAAAATTCTAATAACTATCTTCCCCTTAAATGAAGGGATTATGTTTAGACCAATATATTACATTCCGTAATTAAACAATTTATAGTTATCATTTCTATTCTTTTAGCATTATTTTTAAAAGCAAACTCGATTAGATTCTTGATATGAAGaagataatttataaatttgatatatatgttgatatAGATCACGGTATTGACATAATTTTGAAAACCAAGGAAATAATTTAAATTCATACTTGACATTAATCTAATTCATGCCATAATCTGATTGTATGTTGATTTAAATTCATACTTGATATTCATATGTTGATTATATTTATCaattatatgaatttatatCAATTGTTCATTCAACAGACATAGTTGATTTATAACCAAAacgtaaaaattcatacataaatcgAAAATAATTCATGTAACagataaaaattcatacataaataaaaaaataattcatgcaacagataaaaattcatacataaataaaaaataattcatgcaacagacataaaaattcatacataaaaataatttggtTCATAGGGTTGTATTCTTAATGAAATCATTAAATCTCATTCGTAAATTGTGCTTATATCCTTATATTGATTTGgcttaaattcatttttaatttaattaatcttcactgttgtgaatttataaatttgatatatatgttgatatAGATCACGGTATTGacataattttgaaaatcaaGGAAATAATTTAAATTCATACTTGACATTCATCTTATTCATGCCATAATCTGATTGTATATTGATTTAAATTCATACTTGACATTCATATGTTGATTATATTTATCaattatatgaatttatatGAATTGTTCATTCAACAGACATAGCTGGTTTATAACCAAAatgtaaaaattcatacataaatcgaaaataattcatgcaacagataaaaattcatacataaataaaaataattcatgcaacagacataaaaattcatacataaaaataatttggtTCATATGGTTGTTTTcttaatgaaataattaaatctcATTAGTAAATTGTGCTTATATCCTTCTATTGATTTGgcttaaattcatttttaatttaattaatcttcACTGGTGTGCAGGCACTCGATTACctcaaattaaatcataaattccATAATAAAATAGCAACTAAATCGGAAACAGTGTCATTGGAGATACGAAAGGTCAAATACAATTATCAATTATACCCTTCGAATGTAAATGGGTATGCATTGTATTAATTAATTCCACGAACTACATGTTGTTCCTCAGATTTAATTGTAGCCGTTTATTCACCATGATTGATGGTCAGATTTGGGTCTTATTTTATAGTCTAAGGGGAGTTCATTGAATagcgctcccctatatatatatatatatatatatatatatatatatatatatatatatatatatatatatatatagggttgagttcaacaaagaattatctttttcgagagaacgaacaaatctatatattttacgaacaaatcaacataagtaatgaacagacgtatttagtaaaaatatagaaaaactcgccaccagcaggattcgaacccggggcaaattgctgttcatgaggtacattgatctgttcattaaaattatagatctgttcgtttttattttacgacttctctattctctacaatatttagcttctctgttgaacccttctctctctctctctatatatatatatatgtgtgtgtgtgtgtgtgcgcgcgcgcgcgTTCTTAATAGTACTAGTACAAAGTATACACCaccccgaaaaaaaaaatcatagtaGGATATATTTATTAGTTATATTACGTATTTCAACCTACTTTGCACCAAACTAGAAATAATCAAACAATATAAGCCCTTAATTCACATACCTATTTCAGTCAACACTTTGATTTTCACTATAAACAGTAAATAGATATGTGTGAATGTGCTAAAATTACATATTGTTTCTTCACATAAGTTCAAGCCCCTTAACATGCGTTGCTTAACCCCCACCCCTACCTTGACTAATCCAACACTCCAAGATTCCATGATTCCATACGAAATTAACAACTGCAATTATCATCCTACTTTTATCAAATTCTCTTAATTGATTACTAGTAtgtcaattattttatttgcttaCTGGAGCTTCAATTATTAGGTAAGCCATGTGATTAAACGCTTAATAAGGAATTCAAACATAAAAGAGAAGAAAGTAAAGAATCTACTCTTCTCGATGAATTGCTATATGACTATATGAGTACTCAAGAAATCCACCACTtgattcctcaaaaaaaaaaaaaaccaccacTTGACTGAATAACGCACGAGACAGATGCACCATGCATGTGACTGTTTTTCtagaaattgaattaaaatattttgaaaataataataatattaatattgttaTCTTGGAATGTATTTGattaattaagataaatttcattcagtattaatttgtatttaatttctAACCATAAATTCTATCAAGAAATTACAATTCCATTCATGCATGCCACTTTTCTTGTGAATACACAGGCCACACAAATTCAGTATTTTCTCATCTGTTACTCGTTatcactttatttttaaatttattcaattatcTTCGGATTCCTTTCCTTCGTGTAAATATATAACAATCATCACCTAGCTATGTTTGTCTTAGTTGGAAATGCATCTTTTTTATATCAAATGTCTTTTTCTTTAGCGAGggaattttaaaaatagtagagcAAAATTATATGTTTTTGTATTCATGGATAAGTTTGGACGAGCGaaattataatctcatatatATAATGTACGACTTAAATATAGTAACTTTAAAAGAGAATTACCCGAACAATCACCTGATCGTGCCCAGGGCTCGAATCCGTCTCCTATACTTCATGTcttcttaattattttcaatatatatagttCAATTTGTATACAACATTTacataagaaaaagaaaacatcgATGGTTTCATATATAAGAGGATATTAGTACAACTGTATGTACGCAACTAGTctagtttaattaaataatagtgGGACAATTGAATAATACACTATCGTAGCATATCTATGATCCCACAATGACAGAGGAGGAAAGCCAGCTGCTGATGGCCACTTAAAATAATTGCCACTGGAATAGTTATCTGATTTTTGTACTTGGTCTAACGTGGccacaaaatatatttcaaGAAACCAAAACATCTTAATGTTTCAAGAAATTTCCAAGTATTGGATAATTCTATGTTGATCCAATTGAAATAAGGCAAGCAGGCAACCCCCAAAAGGCGATATAGATCGAATAATACAACTTCTAAGCCAAGGGATTGGTCCATCTCAAAGCCCCATTTTTATTATCTTAGCTTTAAATCATTCTCAACCACACTATCTTTCAATCGTGAAATgcttaataacaaaaaaaaaaaaaaaagacatatTAAAATTAGGCGCTTCTTGGTGCTACGTACGCGTAACGCAGGAAAAGTAATCTTAATCTAATGACTACGACAAAAAAGCCATGAGAAACAATGCCATTATTCACAATATGAAATGGTAAACTCCAAAATTGGCTCCTCTGGCTGCAGTATTCCAATCAAATATTCATTTTGTGACAACAAATTTTTTATGTAGAAAAGAATTATATATGAAACTATGATCCCTCAGCCGCTTCAAATATCAATTCTGTACAAAAAGAATGAACTACTACTATATACTAGTAATTTTAGTTTCAAAACAAATAGGTAGAATATGATCCAACGAAATTACTAGTGAGATGCAAGTGTTGTTGTTGCTCCTGAGAGTGCGATGTTGTACAAATCGTAGGGCTCCCACAGATAATCCAAAGGGCAGGGCTTCCTCTCATCAAGGCGGACCCACGGCTTCCCCTTTCCGCTCCAATGCAGCAGGCTCACTGGACCAGGATGCAGCGCCCTGCACGACCCTGCCACGTTGTCACCTCCCAATCCGTGCTGGTTCCACCTGTGATCGATGGGCTCCACGTTCCCACCAAAAACTAGCAAAAACGGAGGCAGCGACCCCAGCTCATATATCCGCTTCTTCCTCTGCACTTCCATCCAATTCTCGATTTTCTTCCGGAATTGCCCCTCCCTCCATTTCTCCAAGTCCATTACCATAACCCCCGTGTTGAAATAACACGGCCTCCTCCATCCGAATACCCGCCTCAAACCCGGGTCCGACCAGAAACTGTCGGTGAAGTATTTCGTGAAGTTCGTGTGGCAGTATTCCGGGGCCCCGATTACCTTGGTGTCGGGTATGCTGATCTCCCACAGCTTCCAAATGTCGTCGACTAGCACGAGATCCGAGTCCAGATAGATCACCCGTTTCACGCACGGGTCGATCATGTCGCCCAGATAGTTCCGGGCGTAGTTGAGCGGGTTCTCCAAAGCGGGTCGGATCGAGGACGATATGAGGTTCATGACTGCGTCTTGGCGGAAAATGTAGAGCTTGAAGCTGAGAGAGGGGAAAACGGACTTGACTGTCCGGGTCAGGACCCGGGGGCTGGCCGGGTCGAACTCGGTGGCGATGAAGTGGAAGAAGATTTCCTCCGGGCAGGAGGCGTGACGGAGGACGGAGTGTACCGCCGCGATGGAGCCGCGGAGGTACTCAGAGTCGAGCGTCATCGCCACGTGGACCACCGAGGGGTCGCAGGCCTCGCCGGATTGTGGGGCCGTCGCCGGACATTCGATGCCGTTGCGGTAGTCCGGCGCCTCTGAGAAGCCCAAGTGGGCCACGTTGCTGGGGAAGGATCGGATTCCGAGACACGTCGGCGGCGAGGGaatgaggaggaggaggaggaagaaggcGACGGTGGAGATTAGCCCTGAAGAAATTCTTGAAAGAAGCATTTCTTGGAGGAAGAAAACGGCGATTATTGGGAAGAATTGGAGAATGGGCCTTTCTTCACTGCATTTTCTTGAAACAGAATGGTTattgatgagagagagagggaaatgAAATTTTGGTCAATGACTCTTGAGACTGATATAGACATATATATGTACAGTTGTTATATATGTTTGCGTATCTGTACAGTGAAGGCGTCTTTAATGCATACTGAAATTTTAACTAAACGCCATTGAATTTTTTCTATCCCACCATCCAAGCAATGGGAATTCTGACGTCAACTTCATTTTAACCTCCAACTACGCATTATGATTGAAGACTAACGAAAAAATGTGAATTTAAAATACTACTAACATTGATTAAAAGTTTTTTCATAAACACCTCGGCCATTTGATTTAGAGCGAAAAATTAATCTTGTGATGCTATTAAATAACTATACATTTCACATTTCAACTCTGAAATGCGTTACTTATTCTGCATTATTGCACTAATAATGCTCTCGCTATGATAAGCATTAAGCAGCCTATAAATTAAGATGTCTCTGAGTATATTTATTAGAGCATACGATTTTCAAGTAAAGAGAAGGCGACCGAATACAGTTAAAGATGGTGTAATTCATTTTATCTTTTTTCACTTAATTTTGCGTGTCTGAATACATTTCtacctaaaattaaatatgacTCTTTTGTCAAAGGGAGATGTATACTTTGGGGCTATCAGGCAAAACTATCCATGCAAGAAAAGAATGTTATGATATTTCTCCTATATTTTAGTATTGTGTTTCACATTTCACTATAaccaatttgattttttttttccttttccaaaAATCAATGTACCAACGTGTACTGAATAAGTGAGATGTAAAAATTTAGAGCAAAAGTATAAACAGTAACATAAAGGTACATGCTTTGTTGGCGAATGTCTGTTTTATGTCAATTTCGTTAATTCTAGAAAATAGTAGTAGTTGGTAGTTGCTAATTAGTGGGGTATAAACATGACAATATAAAAAAGTTGAATTTGggggaaaataaaataaatttcagTTGCATAGTTGGTAACTTCCCGTTTCTATTTATGCAAATCGTAGTATTAAAAAATTAGATTGTATAAAATTAGAGTCTCAAAAGATTACAATAGAAcaacataattttttgttttgtagATAATACTATGCCTTAATAATGTTTGCTAATTGCTATCCCGTGCACAAACGTTTTAGTTGGACATGTATAAATTTTATGAGAAGTTTATTCGTTTTACCTTTTTGTATATAATTTCTTAAGGAATaaagttaatttattttttgcactTTTGGACATTCTTGAAGGGGAAAGAATATTATTTGCTTAAGGAACAAGGTAGAGTCACCAAATTTTGGGGCCTAGTGTTTGAGTCGTGCCTTGAATGAATTGATCAACAAATGCAACCTATTtaactctcttttttttttagggcCAAACAAAAATTCATTAGATAGAAACAGCTCCCGAAGGTGAAGAGCGTACAAAGGTAGGGAGGGTAGAGATCAAATCACATGAAGAACAGTGATGTAAAGCAAATTTTGCAAGTTGATAACCTATGttgaatttgttgaattttgaaaacagaTATGTGCTAACATAATATGCAAACACGCTATAAATTATCGTCCGCATATACACTTTTTAAACGAATGATCTccttctctcaaaaaaaaaaaaaaactaatgatCTCCTCTATGAATTTTTCAAGAGACTGTATTTCAAATGGTCAAACATAATTCATAATCATATCCAATAAACTTCGTAATtcaaatataactttaatttatatctaaatatattTCGCCTTAACATACTTCATCTGTTTTTGAATAATTGTCTTTTTGACATAAAACTTTTTCATAAGCATCATATTTCCATTAATGTCAAACTTTATTCTCAATACAATTTATTTAACTGTAAAAATAGTATGGTCAATATTTTTTTACACAATAAATTTAAGTAATTATTAAAAGTGCTAAAATTCCTATCACTTTCTAGAACCATTTTTATAAGAAGGATgagtatcaatttttttttactttgggggagggggagcagtggagtTTGAACTCTGGACCTCACTGTTCGTAGACATGAGTTCGCACCGCTTGATGTAGCCTTaggaatattaattttttttatactccGTCCgactcacaaaaatatgaacaaagaAAAATGGCATGTgtcttaagaaatgttagttgagagttaaagtgaGTGGAAAAGGGGTTCTACTTTAAAaagtgttgtgagagtaatgaattaattaaaaaaaatagtagtgGGCCataatgatttttttgtaaataagtgtAAAAAGGAAGGATgaaaaataagggataatttccaaaaataataatattcatgtttttgtgagacgttccaaaaaaaaaaaaacgttctttttttgtgagacggaaggagtataaaaattgatattcaTAGCTTTTTAAATACTCCCAAAAGATATAGATGAATAATAATGGGATGGGACAGTAATTGTTttgaaggaaaaaagaaaagaaagaagaagtgAGGCAGCTGGCAGCTGGAAATGGCAGCTGGGAAGCACAAGTATGATAATTGATGTTGACGGCTGCCATGAGTCTGGCGCACTACTCCCACCACGTGCTCCCTTTTATTCCAACACACTATTTGCTATTTCGGTCAATTCGTCTCACTATACAATTGCACTTCCTCATGCTCATACGGACCCCATCAATTTATTtgtaaaattcattaaatttcTATTTATTATGTGTGCTTCAAATTTCTTGATAATTGTTTAAATTCGACAATTTTTTTACGCCAACTATGAGACTACCAACAACTAGGGTTACCAACAAAaccatataaattataaaaataaagggGTTGTGGCTAAAAAATATactatcaattttaaaaaaagttgtaaatttcacttgaatttttaattaagtcagaaaatatataaatttataatttgttgTAATCTTCTCATACATTTGACTTTTGGCGAAAATTAAAGCTTAGTTGGCAGTCGAAAATTCATCTGATGTTGGTTTAACttataatgatgatgatgagtatttagaagttcggaaatctaagaagacaaaaattaatatatttgatttaatttggaCTGTcaattaagttttaattttgttgaaagtcaaatttatgtgaaatataaatatatgtattttttgacttgattaaaaatttaaataaaaattatatattttttaaaaattcgtgtATTATTTGAccataaattcaaaaaaaaaattaaaagtcatGAGATTTGCATGATCCAAGAGGTCAGCCGTCCGCAAATCAcagttcattttcatttttattgtgCCATGCATTATATTTTAGTAAGAAACAATATATtcatatgaccattttgaagatgcaaatataatatttgaccactaattgaaaaaacacaaaatggccattttttacgttttcGGACTGTTTTGcgggtttgcgcgcgggttaggcacatattTCACTAATAGTGTCATTAGTGACATACTCAATGTTGCACGAATGATATTTATGGCCATAGtggtgtcattagtgtcattttgaacacttccctgtaggatttagattatcatttagggtgtgttctctctggttgtaaatttatcatgagaaaatgagggataaccaAACTTTCAAccttttaaatccttcatttcttttctctcATTTCCTACTTAACCCTTActaattcctcattttcactacaaatgatggataatattatcataccatttttgaagggataatattatccctcatttgtagtgtaaatgaggaatgagtaagggtcaagtaggaaatgtgggaaaagaaatgaatgatttaaagggtgaaattttgtttatccttattttttccatgataaatttacaaccaaagataaCGCACCCTTATGGTTTAAATTATACATTTAGGGTTTGGATTCTCCATTTAatgtgttgcacgaatgatacttatggtcatattagtgtcattagtgtcatatactctgttatgtagtgttgcacgaatgatacttatggtcatattaatGCCATTAGTGacatatacttagatttttttattttttttttcggttggcgCCTAACCCGCACGAAAACCTGAATTCGACCCGAATACGGTCCGCCCTAATATtgtgttttcttcttcaaaatgactaTATCACGAGCGCTCTCTTTTAGTAATTGGTGTTTCGgagtttttttaaataaaattttattaaatgactGAAAGTCTAAATAGTCGTCGAAAAGTTATGTCGGCGTCACTAAcattactccctctgttccattacaaatatctcactTTCTATAATGAGATGTCTTATTATAAATgtttcattccttttttggcaacatattctctctttatacctaatatttaaataattttcatcaatccattttatctattaattacacatttcttaatctctatgtccaaaagtaatgagatatttgtaatgggtGGACAAATAGAGTAATAATTTAGGACGACTAATGGCGTCGGTGATAACCTTTTTCTACGACTAGTAGGATTTCCGATCATATTATCATCTAATTTTTCTAAGGACGTGGcctatttatttctaaaaatgctagaaaaataaaataattatattatttcataataatttcattaaatatattttctttattcaaaaaataaatatactaaattataaataatacaatttaAAAACTGATAATCAAGattgttattaatttattttgtaaacATGTTTTCTTGGAATAAAAACTGGATAAAAATGCTTAATCAATACTCATAAAAGTCAaacatattactccctccgtcccacgaatcttgacacgttttcctttttgggccgtcccatgaatcttgacacgtttccttttttggtaataattattaccttctctctcctactttatcacctttattatattctctctcctactttatcacttttattacattctctcttatactttatcaattttatactttattaattacacatttaaaacactaatctacaactccttaattctcgtgccgaacccaaacgtgtcaagactcgtgggacggagggagtataagctAACGAAATTTCAACAAGATTAAGGTAGAATATAGGGCAATTATCTTATTTTCGAAATTGAAGTACAATTGCTCCATTTATCAGACTTTTAACAAAAATTTGATCTACCAAAAGTTATGGCAAATGAGCTAATCTGATTTTCTTATCACGTTTGTGTTAGTGTTTTCTTTTCTCCTTGTGTTTAGTATCCCTCTGATATTAATATAGATCGATAATACATTCTAGTGAAGCAAGAAATAGTACTCAATAATACTCTCTTTGTCCCATGAAGTAAGATCAAGTTTCTTTTTTGACTTGTCTCACGAAGTAAGACCAGTTTCTAAAAGtaacaaaaaatttattctttattcaccttttcactttttcacctactacacttaacacacaaaatactaatttcttaattcccgtgctgaaaagaacttggtcttgtttcatgggacggagggagtaaaacatATAGAAATATAATTAAGATACCACGAGAATTTAACTGTGGTTCGATCTTtaaagatctacatccacggaagTTACCTGAATAATTCCACTATTTTAGGAGAGTTACAAGTACAAATCGAgtaatgaatgaatgaatccCCCCATTTTGTATGTACAAGTGCCCTATTTATAGGTGACTAATTGGgcctaaccctaaagcccaCGAAACAGAGAAATAACGCCCAAGTCAGTGGCATGGCTGAACTCGGCAAGTCTGGAATCCGGCAAAGCTGGAGGCCATAGTTGGAATTTGGCAAGGCTAGAATCCGACAAATGGAACCGCGCATAGCTAGAGGTCAAAGCTGACATTTCCACGGGTGATCCGGCCAAATATGAAATTTTCATAGTGTACAACGCttatgcatattttactcctcatcacattcacgtaaaatttaaaataaatttaattccCATTCacatgaaaattaatattgCAGATGCAATGATATGTTCACATAAAATACATGGCCACAACAATACA
It contains:
- the LOC130993719 gene encoding probable galacturonosyltransferase-like 9, translated to MLLSRISSGLISTVAFFLLLLLIPSPPTCLGIRSFPSNVAHLGFSEAPDYRNGIECPATAPQSGEACDPSVVHVAMTLDSEYLRGSIAAVHSVLRHASCPEEIFFHFIATEFDPASPRVLTRTVKSVFPSLSFKLYIFRQDAVMNLISSSIRPALENPLNYARNYLGDMIDPCVKRVIYLDSDLVLVDDIWKLWEISIPDTKVIGAPEYCHTNFTKYFTDSFWSDPGLRRVFGWRRPCYFNTGVMVMDLEKWREGQFRKKIENWMEVQRKKRIYELGSLPPFLLVFGGNVEPIDHRWNQHGLGGDNVAGSCRALHPGPVSLLHWSGKGKPWVRLDERKPCPLDYLWEPYDLYNIALSGATTTLASH